The Janthinobacterium tructae genome contains the following window.
GGCAACGTCAAGGCGAACTTCGCCGAACTGTTCGCCAAGCCAACCACGGAAAACGGCTTCAACAAGAATCCGGCCGACCTGAACGCCGTGTACGAAACGACGAATGGCGTGAAAGTGTCGAACGGCGACGTGCTGATCGCCGCGATCACCTCGTGCACCAACACCTCGAACCCGAGCGTGATGCTGGCTGCCGGCCTGCTGGCCAAGAAAGCCGTCGAAGCCGGCCTGAAAGTCGCGCCACACATCAAGACTTCGCTGGCTCCCGGCTCGCGCGTCGTCACCGAGTACCTGACGGCTGCCGGCCTGCTGCCGTACCTGGAAAAACTGGGCTTCGGCGTGACCGCCTACGGCTGCACCACCTGTATCGGCAATGCCGGCGACCTGACGCCTGAGCTGAACGCCGCCATTGCCACGCACGACATCGTCGCGTCGGCCGTGCTGTCGGGCAACCGCAACTTCGAAGCGCGTATTCACCCGAACATCCGCTCGAACTTCCTGGCCTCGCCACCGCTGGTCGTCGCCTACGCCATCGCCGGCAACATGACGCGCGACCTGATGACCGAACCTGTCGGCAAGGGCAAGGGCGGCAAGGACGTCTACCTGGGCGACATCTGGCCGACCTCGGCTGAAGTGTCGGCCATGATGAAGTTCGCCATGAACGCCAAGGTGTTCAAGGACAACTACGCAGACGTCAAGGGCGCGCCAGGCAAGCTGTGGGAAAAAGTCACCACCGTCTCCGGCCAAGTCTACAACTGGCCGAAATCGACCTACATCGCGGAACCACCGTTCTTCGACAACTTCTCGATGACGCCAGCGGCAGTGGCCACCGGCATCGAAGGCGCGCGCGCACTGGGCGTGTTCGGCGATTCCATCACCACCGACCACATCTCGCCAGCCGGCTCGATCCAGGAAAACGGTCCTGCAGGCAAATGGCTGAAGGAAAACGGCGTCCTGAAAGCGGATTTCAACTCCTACGGCTCGCGTCGCGGTAACCATGAAATCATGATGCGCGGCACGTTCGCCAACGTGCGTATCAAAAACCGCATGATCCCTGCCAAGGCAGACGGTTCGGCGGTCGAAGGCGGCATCACGATCCACCAGCCTTCCGGCGAAGAAATGTCGATCTACGACGCAGCGATGAAATATGTTGCTGAAGGTACGCCAACCATGGTCTTCGGCGGCGAAGAGTACGGTACGGGCTCGTCGCGCGACTGGGCAGCCAAAGGTACGCAACTGCTGGGCGTGAAAGCCGTGATCACCCGTTCGTTCGAGCGTATTCACCGCTCGAACCTGGTGGGCATGGGCGTGCTGCCGCTGCAATTCATCGGCGACGACAGCGTGCAAACCCTGGGCATCACCGGCAATGAAACCTTCGACCTGAAAGGCCTCGAAGGCGAAATCAAGCCACAGCAACTGGCTACCCTGGTGATCCACCGCGCCGACGGCACCAGCGTCGACGTGAAAGTGCTGCTGCGCATCGATACGCCGATCGAAGTCGATTACTACAAGCATGGCGGTATCCTGCCATTCGTATTGCGTCAACTGCTGGCCGAGTAATCAGCCCAGCCGTGAGGCAAGATAAAGCGCCGGTTCCGACCGGCGCTTTTTTTTCGTCCTGCTGCCCCGTTTTTACTTGAATTTTCGACTATTGGCATGATCTAAGAACAGCTTACGTATTGCGTGCGGCCGAATCCTCTACAATACGGTTATAAGGGTTTATCATTGTTTGACTGATCCATTTTTTTCACTTTCCGAGACTCTTATCCCGCTATGCGTCGTCCTTCCAAAGATTCATCCCATAAACTGACTGCCGACAGCCAGCGCCTGGTCACCTTTGCCCAGGCGATCGTACAGGCAGCCAGCCGTCTCGAAGAGCGGTCCTGGGAACACAGCCTGGATACGCAGCTCCAGAAATTACTCAAAACCGGCCACCAGGACACCATCGACAACACCCTGGGCAGCCTGTTCAAGGAAGACTTGAACGCCTACGACGTGCTGATGGACTGCGTTGAAGCCGTCAGCGAATCGACCCTCATCACGCACGAAGACGTGCGCTACGACGCTCTGCTGGTGGCCGTACCCATCCTCGCGTGGACGCGCTTTTCCATCGCTTCCGGCCCGATGGCCGGCGATGCGCACGGCGTATTGTCCGCGCATTTCGCCGCCCACCTGCTGGCCGATGGCACGAAGATGGCCATGGCGCCGACCCTGTACTCGATCGACCAGCTGCCGCGCAGCCACGTCGAGACCTATGTCAAGACGCAGAAGCTGGCACTGGCCGCGCTGAAAGGCACGGCCGTCAAGCCCTCAAGCAAAGAGGCGGAAACGGCGCCCTTCCTGGCCGACACGCGCTACCTGCTGGTGGCCGTGGTGGCCCCAAGCGGCGCACCATTGTTCCGCTGGCAGACGCCGGCCAGCCAGCTCGACTTCATCGCCGAGCGCAGTGCCGCCCTGGAACAATGGCGCGAGCAGGCGACGCCGACCATCGCCCGCCTGCTGCCCGGCTGCGGCCTGGAACTGCTGCTGCCGGAAGCGTACTACGTGGCCTGCCGCGAAGCGGACAAGCTGATACGCCCCGTCTCCGTGCGCGCCGCCGTGCACTACCTGACGCACACGCTGGCCATCGAGCCGTCGGAACTGCGCGCCGTCATCGCCGGCTTCGGCGAAGAAGCTGCCGATAGCCAGGTGGACGAGTACCGCATCGCCTTCACCCTACGCCAGGCGCCGGACGTCATCTACGGCATCGTCTGGCCACTGTATGGCCAGGAAGACGAGGATGGCACGCCGATCGAAGGCCTGATCCAGGTCGGCATCGCCGCGCTGGACAAGCAAAAGACGCCCGTCGATGAAATCATCGAGCACCTGAACGCCGCCGGCGTGACGCAGATCAAGCGCCACGCGGAACGTTTTGTCGGCGAATACTGCGACGATTGCGGCGCGCCTTTGTTTGCCGACCCCGTCGGTGAGCTGGCGCATGCGGAAATGCCGGAAGATACGCCGCAGGGTACCGAGCATTTCCATTGATCTGATGACACACTCTTCAAACCTACTGCGCAGCCCGCTCTCGGGTCGGCGTTACTCGCTGTACCTTTAGTACAGCTGCGTTACTCAACCCGATATCGGGCTTGCTCGCTACGGTTTGAAGAGGTGTCGATGCAATAGGTGGGTTGAAAGGCAGGCCGTAGGTCGGATTAGCCGGAACGGCGTAATCCGACAACAGCGTTGGCGCACAAAAAAGGCGGAACCCCGGTTCCGCCTTTTTTGCATTTCACGCTACGCTTAACGCACTATCACCACTGCGAGAACGGGTGGCGGATCAGATTCGCGTTGTAGTAGCGCGCATCGCCCGACACTTCCACTCCGATCCACTCGGGTTTCTCGAAGGGCTGGTCTTCCGAGGCCAGTTCGATCTCGGCCACCACCAGGCCGGCATTGGCGCCGAGGAACTCGTCGACTTCCCACACCATGCCCGCATGCTCGATGCGGTGGCGGACTTTTTCGATCAGCGGCTGTTCGCACAGGCCGTCGAGCAATTCGGCGGCGTCGGCCAGCGGAATCGGATACTCCCACTCGCCGCGCGTCGCGCCCACGTTCGCGCCCTTGATGGTCAGCATCGCCTGTTCGCCTTCGATGCGCACGCGCACCACGCGCTCGCGCGCGGAAGACAGATAGCCCTGGCGCAGCAGCACCGCCTGGCCCAGGCCGCGCCAGGCATCGCCGGCAAGCAGGAATTTACGCTCGATTTCGACGCCCATGATCAACGCCGTTCAATCCAGCGACAGCAGGATAGGCTGCAGCATGGCTGCACCCAGGGCCGCGCTGCGCGCGCCGTTCCAGCCTACGCTAGGGTCCGGCAAATCGGCGTTTTCCTTGAATGGCATTTCCAGCGTCAGCGCCAGGCAGCCGAAGTGGTGGCCGATGTATTTCGACGCCAGGGTCAGCATGTCCGACTTGTACTTGCTGGCCGCGTAGCCGAACTTGTCCTGGAAGTCAGGGCTGGCCTGCTTGTAGCGCTCGATGAAGGCTTTCTGGTGCGCCGCTTGCGCCGGCGTGAAGTTTTCCAGCATTTCGTTGCCGGCCACGAAGTTGTACGGCAAGGCTTCATCGCCGTGGATGTCGAAGAACATGTCGACGCCCGTTTCGTGGATCTTGTTTTTCACGCACAGCACTTCCGGGCTGGACGCCAGCGATGGCGTCATCCATTCGCGGTTCAGGTTGGCGCCGGCCGCATTCGTGCGCAGGTTGCCGCGGATGGAACCGTCCGGATTCATGTTCGGCACGATGTGGAACACGGCGCGCTGCAACAGCTTGCGCGCGATCGGGTTGGCGTCGTCGAGCAGCGAGTCGATCAAGCCTTCGACAAACCATTCAGCCATCGATTCGCCCGGATGCTGGCGCGCGATGACCCAGATTTTCTTTTCCGCCTGCGGGTTGCCGATGGTGACCATATTCATGTCGCGGCCGTCGACCGTGCTGCCCAGGTCGGACACGCGCGCCAGCGGATGCTCGGCCACTTCACCCAGCAAGCGCAAATGGCGTTCCCACGAATACGGTTCGAAATAGGCGTAGTACACGCTGTCGAGCTCCGGCGTATGCGAAATCGTCATGACCTGGCCATCGAATGCGGTCGGCACGCGGAACCAGTTTTCGCTGTCGTAGCTGGCCACGGCCTGGTAGTCTTCATAGCCGGCCGGATACGTGGCCTGGCCCGCGTTCAGGATGCGCAGCGTACATGCCTGGTCCCGCGCGCCCTGCAGGCGGAAATGGAACCACTGATGGATGTCGGCGTGGCTATCCTTGCGCAAGTTCAGGTCGATGGCGCCGGCACTGGTGGCGCTTACCACCTCGATGGCGCCCGAGTCGAAGTTCTGGCTGATTTTAATGGTCATGTGATGATCCCGTCCAAATGTAAGAGTTCCGGCGTCGCCTCGTGGGCTGGCGCCGTCGCGCTAAAAACGCAGTGTAAGCTATCCCGCTATTTTCCGCCCTTTGGCGCCGTTCGCAAAGCCTGGGAGGGCGATTTATGCACCAATCCGGGGCATCCATGGCAAAGCGCCGGGCAAAAGGGCGAAAAATCGGTGCTCTGTCGCCTGGACCGGACAAAAAACTGAATTGTAACAATGCCAGACACATTGGCAGCCCGTCGCCATCCTATAATTCGTGCTTTCATTGAGTCGCCAGGAAAGAGTCGTGGACAAGAAGTTGACCAATATTCAGGAAAGAAAATTACGCGAAGCCCAGGCGCGGCGCGAGCACATCATCGACGTCGTGAAAGACCTCATCAAGAAGGGTGGCGCACG
Protein-coding sequences here:
- a CDS encoding M14 family metallopeptidase yields the protein MTIKISQNFDSGAIEVVSATSAGAIDLNLRKDSHADIHQWFHFRLQGARDQACTLRILNAGQATYPAGYEDYQAVASYDSENWFRVPTAFDGQVMTISHTPELDSVYYAYFEPYSWERHLRLLGEVAEHPLARVSDLGSTVDGRDMNMVTIGNPQAEKKIWVIARQHPGESMAEWFVEGLIDSLLDDANPIARKLLQRAVFHIVPNMNPDGSIRGNLRTNAAGANLNREWMTPSLASSPEVLCVKNKIHETGVDMFFDIHGDEALPYNFVAGNEMLENFTPAQAAHQKAFIERYKQASPDFQDKFGYAASKYKSDMLTLASKYIGHHFGCLALTLEMPFKENADLPDPSVGWNGARSAALGAAMLQPILLSLD
- a CDS encoding CYTH domain-containing protein: MGVEIERKFLLAGDAWRGLGQAVLLRQGYLSSARERVVRVRIEGEQAMLTIKGANVGATRGEWEYPIPLADAAELLDGLCEQPLIEKVRHRIEHAGMVWEVDEFLGANAGLVVAEIELASEDQPFEKPEWIGVEVSGDARYYNANLIRHPFSQW
- a CDS encoding DUF2863 family protein, which codes for MRRPSKDSSHKLTADSQRLVTFAQAIVQAASRLEERSWEHSLDTQLQKLLKTGHQDTIDNTLGSLFKEDLNAYDVLMDCVEAVSESTLITHEDVRYDALLVAVPILAWTRFSIASGPMAGDAHGVLSAHFAAHLLADGTKMAMAPTLYSIDQLPRSHVETYVKTQKLALAALKGTAVKPSSKEAETAPFLADTRYLLVAVVAPSGAPLFRWQTPASQLDFIAERSAALEQWREQATPTIARLLPGCGLELLLPEAYYVACREADKLIRPVSVRAAVHYLTHTLAIEPSELRAVIAGFGEEAADSQVDEYRIAFTLRQAPDVIYGIVWPLYGQEDEDGTPIEGLIQVGIAALDKQKTPVDEIIEHLNAAGVTQIKRHAERFVGEYCDDCGAPLFADPVGELAHAEMPEDTPQGTEHFH
- the acnA gene encoding aconitate hydratase AcnA; the protein is MSRNTLNTLKDFNISDSKKGKLYSLPALEKSLGINVSRLPVSIRIVLESVLRNCDGKKVTEEHVKQLASWGPTAERTDEIPFVVARVVLQDFTGVPLLADLAAMRNVAAKMGINAKKIEPLVPVDLVVDHSVTIDHYREKKALDLNMKLEFSRNNERYQFMKWGMQAFDTFGVVPPGFGIVHQVNLEYLARGVHHAGKKAGDVYYPDTLVGTDSHTTMINGIGVVGWGVGGIEAEAGMLGQPVYFLTPDVIGVNLTGALREGCTATDLVLTITELLRKEKVVGKFVEFFGEGTESLTLTDRATIANMAPEYGATMGFFPVDDATIDYFKGTGRSKAEIAAFESYFKAQNLYGIPKAGDIDYTRVVELNLATVAPSLAGPKRPQDRIEIGNVKANFAELFAKPTTENGFNKNPADLNAVYETTNGVKVSNGDVLIAAITSCTNTSNPSVMLAAGLLAKKAVEAGLKVAPHIKTSLAPGSRVVTEYLTAAGLLPYLEKLGFGVTAYGCTTCIGNAGDLTPELNAAIATHDIVASAVLSGNRNFEARIHPNIRSNFLASPPLVVAYAIAGNMTRDLMTEPVGKGKGGKDVYLGDIWPTSAEVSAMMKFAMNAKVFKDNYADVKGAPGKLWEKVTTVSGQVYNWPKSTYIAEPPFFDNFSMTPAAVATGIEGARALGVFGDSITTDHISPAGSIQENGPAGKWLKENGVLKADFNSYGSRRGNHEIMMRGTFANVRIKNRMIPAKADGSAVEGGITIHQPSGEEMSIYDAAMKYVAEGTPTMVFGGEEYGTGSSRDWAAKGTQLLGVKAVITRSFERIHRSNLVGMGVLPLQFIGDDSVQTLGITGNETFDLKGLEGEIKPQQLATLVIHRADGTSVDVKVLLRIDTPIEVDYYKHGGILPFVLRQLLAE